Proteins encoded by one window of Desulfovibrio ferrophilus:
- a CDS encoding TetR/AcrR family transcriptional regulator produces MTKMDGKKIGTKDRIQMAASDVFAEYGFEKATVREICARADANVAAVNYHFRDKKDLFLLVLRSWKMSAQERYPLDMGLPDDASDDQKVNAFYKAMLRRILLATQDSTTSYRRAKVFMRELTDGLFRNSDEGCENHKQMFEHLTPIVSRLLGSNAQNQLVNCLDSIIGQVLTYFVGYVVDPEMFEALRSEGEIDRAAQHMTVFTLGGIRAVKETQE; encoded by the coding sequence ATGACGAAGATGGACGGAAAAAAGATAGGCACCAAGGACCGTATTCAGATGGCTGCCTCGGATGTCTTTGCGGAGTACGGTTTCGAGAAGGCAACTGTGCGCGAGATCTGTGCACGTGCCGATGCCAATGTTGCTGCCGTGAATTATCATTTCCGGGATAAGAAGGACCTCTTTCTGTTGGTGCTCCGTAGCTGGAAGATGTCTGCTCAGGAGAGATATCCGTTGGATATGGGATTGCCTGACGATGCTTCTGATGATCAGAAAGTTAACGCCTTTTACAAGGCGATGCTCAGGCGAATTCTGTTGGCAACTCAGGACTCCACAACCTCGTATCGTCGGGCCAAGGTCTTTATGCGGGAGTTGACCGACGGGTTGTTCAGGAATTCCGATGAGGGATGCGAAAATCACAAGCAGATGTTTGAGCATCTGACTCCCATCGTGTCCCGGTTGCTGGGCAGCAACGCGCAGAACCAGTTGGTGAACTGCCTGGATTCCATCATCGGGCAGGTGCTGACCTATTTTGTGGGATACGTTGTTGATCCCGAGATGTTCGAGGCGCTGCGCAGCGAAGGCGAGATCGATCGCGCGGCTCAACATATGACTGTATTTACGCTGGGAGGAATCCGGGCGGTCAAGGAGACACAGGAATGA